AACCAACCTTCATGTTAAACCATTACTGGAATATTAACGATAAAATGAACCTAACAACCAATTTGGGTTATTCATTTGGAAATTATAGCACATCTGCACTTAATTGGTACGATGCTCAAGATCCAAGACCTGATTACTATCGTAAACTTCCCAGTTACTACCAATCAACTGGCGATCAAGAAACCGTAGATCAAATTACAGATGCTTGGAAAAATGATATTAATACCCGCCAAATTAATTGGGATAACTTATATCAAAGCAACTATAGAAGCATTGATACCGCTAAGTACATTCTTGAAAATAGAATAACTGATTCAAGACAAGTCTCCTTTAGCTCCGTGTTAAACTGGGATTTTAAATCAAATATTAAAATAGTAAGTGGAGTTGAATTCTCAATGTATAAAGGAAGAAGTTATAAAACAGTTGACGATTTACTTGGAGGAAAATACTGGGTAGATATAGATCAATTTGCTGAAAGAGATTTTGGTGATCATAATTTGGCTCAAAATGACTTGGATCACCCTGATAGACAAGTTAAAAATGGCGATACATTTGGCTATGACTATGATGCTAATGTTAATACTGGCTCACTTTGGGTTGTTGCTAGTTACATAACAAACCATGTGGATTATTACTTTGGCGCCAATTACGACATGACCCAATTTTGGAGAACAGGAAATATGCGTAATGGTCGATTCCCAACAAACTCAAAGGGTAATTCAGAAAAGCAGACATACAACACATATGGATTTAAAGGTGGAGCAACATGGAAAATAGATGGCAGAAATTTTGTTGAAGCTAATGCCACTTATATAACAAGGGCACCATTCTTTAGGAATTCCTATATCTCCCCAAGAACCAGCAACAGGATTATTCCAGCATTAACGGAGGAGAAAATTTTAAGCACTGATATCAACTACAACCTTCGCACGCCATTTGTTAAAGCAAGATTTTCAGCCTACTATACTCGCTTTATGGATCAAAATGAGATGAAGAGTTTCTACCACGATACCTACAATACTTTTGTTAACTATTCAATGATTGGGATTGACAAAGAGCATAGGGGTATAGAATTTGGTGCTGAAATTAAGGTTACAACAACACTTAAAATAAATCTTGCAGCCGCTTTAGGTTCTTATAAATATATTTCGAGACCAAGTGTAACAGTAACAAAGGATAACAGCGATTCAATATTTACGTATAATCAATCTGTGTACATAAAGAATTTCTATATCTCTAATACACCTCAAACAGCAGCAATGATTGGTATCAATTATGCATCTCCTAAGTATTGGTATTTAGGTGCAAGTGTAAGCTATTTTGGTGATACCTATATTGATTACAATCCTGAAAGAAGAACTGCTGAGATGGTTGATCCAAGTAATCCAAGCAATCAACTAATTACAGAACAAACGGGTGTGCCAAGTGCATATCTTGTCGACGCTAGTATTGGTAAATCATGGAGGATTAAAAAATACTTTATTAACTTAAACTTCCAAATTGCAAATGTCCTAGATAAAACCGATTTTAAGACAGGTGGTTATGAGCAATTACGCTATTCTGGTTTATCAAGCGACATTACAAAGTTCCCATCCAGATATTACTATGCGTTTGGACGGACTTACTACTTGAGTCTTGGATTTCGTTTTTAACAATTAATACTGTAGATGATGAAAAAGATAATATATATAATAAGTGGAGTAGTACTCTGCACGCTGATATTCAACTTCTCAAGTTGTATCGATAAAAGTTTTACTGATATCGAGCCTAGAATTGACTCAACATTAATAAACGCAAACACAACAATTGCTGAACTTAAATCTGCTTACCCAGGGGAATTAATTAAACTAACAGATACCACCTTTTACAAAAGAGATTCAATAATTATTGAGGGTATTGTTATTTCCGATGATCAAGCAGGTAACTTCTATAAATCAATTATCATTCAGGATGCCACTGGTGGAATTGAAGTGAAATTAGATAAAACAACCCTTTACAACGATTACAAAAGAGGGCAAAGAGTTATAGTCATTTGTAACGATCTTTATTTAGGCGATTATGGTGGACTAACCCAAATTGGCTCGACATTCACCGAGAACGGGTATAGGCAGATTGGGGGTATTGAGGGAGATGTTATGATAAACAAACATGTGTATAGAAAAGGAAAAGTTTTAGTTCCAGTAACCCCTCTAACGCTATTACCCAATATGCTAACTACCAATAATTTTAGCAAATTGGTAAGGGTCAATAATGTTCAATTTACAACTTTGTCTTTGCCGGGAACTAGCAATCGTTTAACTTTTGCGGATAAAGCAGGGGGTGAATCCATTGATCATTATATAAATACCTGCCCTAGCTCGTTTACTAGTTTGGTGGTTCGTTCAAGCGGCTATGCAAAATTCGCAAACGATACAATTCCCAGTAGGAATGGTTCAATTATTGGAATACTCAGCTACTATAACGGCACCTACCAGCTGATTGTGAGGGATTTGAAAGATATTAATTTTATTAACGCTAGATGTAACAACTAGGAGGAGATAAACAATGAAAAAGAAAATTACATCAATACTGATACCCTTTATTTTTCTTGGGTACGTAATGTTTCAAGGTGGATGTGTTAAGGAAAACTTTGATACTATACCTAGCTTAAAAGATACCTCAAGCCTAATTACTACAGCTAGCATTTCCGAGATAAAAGCTTTATTAACAAATACAGCCATTGTCTCCAAAGTTAAAGACCTTGCCACTCCTACGTTTTGGCAAACAGTAAAAAGTCGCAATATTTCAAAAAATGTGACTGATATTGCTTCAATTGTGATTGAAGGGTATGTTACCTCAAGTGATTCAACTGGAAATTTCTATGAGGTATTTACTATTCAGGATTCAATAGATGGACGGAATGCAACTGGAGGGATAGATATTAAGGTTAATACAAGCGATTTATACACAATTTATAGGCTAAAACCAGGGCAAAAAGTTTTGGTTAAATTAAATGATTTATACTTGGGTTATTATAGGGGTGTATACCAATTGGGTGCTGCAATTGTTGAATTAGGTGCATTAAAACTTGTTGGAATACCTCCTGCTCAAGTTCCTAACTTTATTGAAAGATCTGGGGTAAGAAAAAAACTTGAACCTATCGATCTTAACATAGATCAGGTTAATGTTTCGCATGTTCAAAAACTAATTCGAATTAATAACGTTCAATTTAAAGATCCTTTCAATGCTTTTAGTATTCCAGGTGTTAATACAAACCGAACACTCATTGATTGCGCCGGGAAAACACTTATTCTCAGAACAAGCGGTTTTTCAACATTTGCCGCTGCGCAAGTTCCATCTGGAAACGGTTCTATCACAGGTGTTCTTAGCACCTATGATGCAACGCTCCAATTATATATCCGCGATTTAAATGATATCCAGTTTACCTACCCTCGATGCGGATCAACAGCCCCAACGCCAAATAAAACCATTGCTGAATTAAAGGCCATGTGTACCTCCACCTATTTATACATTAATACAGATGTGGTTATTTCAGGGATTGTAACTGGAAATGATGAATCGGGAAATCTTTATAAATTACTAAACATTCAGGATGAAACAGGTGGAATAACATTCTCTATTAACATTGGTGGATTATACCCAGAATATCCTGTAGGAACCAAAATCGTCGTTAATTGCAACGGATTGTGTATTGGAAAATATGGCGGTGTAGTTCAGCTTGGTATGCCTCCCTATGCAACTTATGTTACAAGATTAGACCAAAACACTTTTTATAGCAAAGTATTTACAATTGGAACAGGTTTTACTGTTGCGCCAATTAGCACTACAGCTGACGCTTTGAATGACAATATGATTAACAAATTGATTACATTAAAAGATGTACAGTTTGGCGATTCTGATCTTGGAAAATCATGGTCTGAACCCAGTGCAACTACTAATCGAAATATTGAAAGCATTTCGGGAAATAAGGTTATTGTTAGAACAAGTAACTTTGCAAATTTTGCGCTAACAAGCTTACCTTCTGGTAGTGGGAATATCACTGCAATTTTAACAAAATATAGTAGTGATTACCAACTTGCAGTCCGCGATTTAACCGATGTTCGACTAATTAAACCCCGATTCTCCTTTGTTCTTTCACAGGGTTTTAGTTCTGCTACTGTTGGTTTGCCCATTTCTGTTGATGGCTGGAAAACAATTGCCACCGCTGGCACAAAATTATGGTCGGCAAAGGCTTATTCTGGTGATACTTACGCTGAGATGAACCCTTATAACTCAGGTGAGGCTAGTAATATAGCATGGCTTGTTTCACCTCAGGTAAATTTGGCTGGAATAACTAACCCAACTTTAATTTTCCAAACTGAATATAACTACTGGTTTAGCCTATCAACATTGCAAGCATACATCTCTACAGATTTTGATGGTACTAATGTTAATGGAGCCACATGGACACAATTGACAGGAGCACGAATTGTCCAACAAGCCGATGGTACTAATAAATGGGTTAGCTCAGGTTCAATCGATCTAAGCCAATATACAGGTAATATCTACATTGGTTTTAAATACTCTTGCAGTGGAGGAACTAGCGCTACTGCATACAGAGTTGATAATGTAAAGATATTTTCTAAATAAAAGATATTTGAATATTCTGACCCCATCAGCAAAACTGGTGGGGTTTTTTTATCATTATAAAAATCCTAATAAAGTATTTTCTTCCTCAGTGAAATTCAAAGATGAATTCTTCTTCTTAATTTTTTTTATCAACTCCAAAGTATTAGCAACAAATGCTCTGTGCTCTGGGATATTGGGATTAAATGGCTTGTGGTTAACCGCAGAAATAACTTTTTCTATCTCCTCCATTAAGGTTATTGATTTTGATTCAATTAAAGATTTTTTAAACTTTTCCCAGATATATTCAACAGCCACTTTTGAGGGATGCAGCATATCATCGGCATAATAACGATAATCACGCAAATCGTCCATTAAAATTTCGTACGATGGGAAGTAAAAAGCATTATCAGGGTATTTGAGGATCAATTTATGGATTGCAACATTAAGAATTGATTTACTTTGCTGATTTCCAACAGCACCATCTTTCCAATGTCGAACAGGGCTTATCGTAAAAACAATTTTACTGCATGGTGTCTGGCTCAAAAGCAAATCAATCAGTTCAGACCATGATGTCACAATCTCCTCAACGCTCATCAAGTTATTATTAAATTCTTTTGATGGAACCTTATGGCAATTTGTAACGGGTTGATTATTCTCCTTAAGGTAGTATACCCTAGCCGTTCCGAAGGTTACAAGTAAGCAATTTGCACTTTTAATAAATTTATTTGCATGTGATAAATCATAGTTAATCATCGCAAGACATTTGTTCTTATCTGAAGAGGAGTAACTAGAATGGTGAAGGTAACTATACCATAGACCATCCCTAAACCTAAGATCGGATTCCGTGAGCGGCGTTGCCTGAATAATACGTTCAATAACAAGTTTTACTGACAATGGGTTATAAACAACCCCAAAAGGATTAACTAAAGCGGGCATCTTGCGCTCAACCATAATTCTTCCAATATTCTCAGTAAAACAAGAACCACAAAAGATTATGGGTGTTTTGTAGCTAATATCAAAAGGGAATGGTTGAACATCAACCTCAGTTCTGAATGCTGGGATCATCGCATTTTTTAAAATCAATATCCATTTTAGAATCAATCCATTTAATGATTTCTTCAAATACTATCCCCCGTACAGTTTCATTGTGTAACTCGTGGTACATGTTAGGCCAAGGAATAAAGGTGCCACAATTAAGACTAGTCGAAAACTCTTTAGAAGCATTAAACGAGGTAATCTGATCGGCCTCCCCATGCATTAAAAGAACAGGCGTTTTAATTCCCTTTGCATACTTCAGGGCAAACTCACCTGCATTTCTTAAGGCAACATATAATTTAGGTGTAATTCGATTGTGATTGAGAGGATCGTTCTTATACTTCCAAACCTCTTCATCTAAATGTGAAATTTCAGAGGGTAAAACAGAAGACTTCATTGGTAGGAATGGAGCGATGTAATTAAGTACCGAGGCTAAGAAATTTAATAATGGGGAAATTGGTTTTGTCAATTTTAGCCAAGGTGATGTTGAAATGATAGCGTTTACACTACAGCATCTGCGAATAGCGTGATTTAATACAATGTTACCTCCCATGCTATGACCATAGAGGATTACTGGCATATTTGGAAAAAACTCTTTCCCTTTAGTAATCGCTAAATCAACTTCAAGAAGTAACTGCTCATAATGGTGAATGTGACCCCGTTGACCGTCCGAAAGACCATGACCTATATGATCCCATGTAAGAAATGCATATCCTTTATTCACAAATATCTCCGCCCAATGCAGATAACGTTTGGAATGCTCGCCATGTCCATGTACAAAAAGTATCAGGGCTTTGGGTGTTGTTCCCGGAGAAACATGCCAGACAAATAGTTTATGATTTCGGGGTGTAACCCAAAGTAGTTCTACCATTTTCATAAAAATAAATAAAAAGCCAAGATAGTAAATAAT
Above is a window of Bacteroidales bacterium DNA encoding:
- a CDS encoding GSCFA domain-containing protein, with amino-acid sequence MIPAFRTEVDVQPFPFDISYKTPIIFCGSCFTENIGRIMVERKMPALVNPFGVVYNPLSVKLVIERIIQATPLTESDLRFRDGLWYSYLHHSSYSSSDKNKCLAMINYDLSHANKFIKSANCLLVTFGTARVYYLKENNQPVTNCHKVPSKEFNNNLMSVEEIVTSWSELIDLLLSQTPCSKIVFTISPVRHWKDGAVGNQQSKSILNVAIHKLILKYPDNAFYFPSYEILMDDLRDYRYYADDMLHPSKVAVEYIWEKFKKSLIESKSITLMEEIEKVISAVNHKPFNPNIPEHRAFVANTLELIKKIKKKNSSLNFTEEENTLLGFL
- a CDS encoding TonB-dependent receptor; protein product: MKRLIIFTIVVLWAGLGSISAQTTTQGVVKDTDTGNPLPGVTIQIQGTPITITTNSLGEYQLPSLPEGNYLFTFTLAGFQITEQQVELKSGNQIIPEVSMKRTQVDEAQNQTLSEVTISSDDLDMDSKGQSVSGLLQSGADPFESAVSFTFSPARFQIRGYDSDYNLMYMNGIPVNDAESGFSSWGDWGGLNDVTRNKESRYGLSTSNFSFGGIGGVTNINTRASQARVGTKVSYASTNRTYTNRLMFTHSTGMMENGVALTLSGSRRWSEEGYVEGTFYDAYSYFISIEKKFSDKHSVSFTTYNAPTKRGMQGAATDEANKLAGSNFYNPNWGYQNGEKRNARIRNQQEPTFMLNHYWNINDKMNLTTNLGYSFGNYSTSALNWYDAQDPRPDYYRKLPSYYQSTGDQETVDQITDAWKNDINTRQINWDNLYQSNYRSIDTAKYILENRITDSRQVSFSSVLNWDFKSNIKIVSGVEFSMYKGRSYKTVDDLLGGKYWVDIDQFAERDFGDHNLAQNDLDHPDRQVKNGDTFGYDYDANVNTGSLWVVASYITNHVDYYFGANYDMTQFWRTGNMRNGRFPTNSKGNSEKQTYNTYGFKGGATWKIDGRNFVEANATYITRAPFFRNSYISPRTSNRIIPALTEEKILSTDINYNLRTPFVKARFSAYYTRFMDQNEMKSFYHDTYNTFVNYSMIGIDKEHRGIEFGAEIKVTTTLKINLAAALGSYKYISRPSVTVTKDNSDSIFTYNQSVYIKNFYISNTPQTAAMIGINYASPKYWYLGASVSYFGDTYIDYNPERRTAEMVDPSNPSNQLITEQTGVPSAYLVDASIGKSWRIKKYFINLNFQIANVLDKTDFKTGGYEQLRYSGLSSDITKFPSRYYYAFGRTYYLSLGFRF
- a CDS encoding alpha/beta hydrolase, coding for MPLKFNIWSNTIVFHPSFSITHTTLSIIYYLGFLFIFMKMVELLWVTPRNHKLFVWHVSPGTTPKALILFVHGHGEHSKRYLHWAEIFVNKGYAFLTWDHIGHGLSDGQRGHIHHYEQLLLEVDLAITKGKEFFPNMPVILYGHSMGGNIVLNHAIRRCCSVNAIISTSPWLKLTKPISPLLNFLASVLNYIAPFLPMKSSVLPSEISHLDEEVWKYKNDPLNHNRITPKLYVALRNAGEFALKYAKGIKTPVLLMHGEADQITSFNASKEFSTSLNCGTFIPWPNMYHELHNETVRGIVFEEIIKWIDSKMDIDFKKCDDPSIQN
- a CDS encoding DUF5017 domain-containing protein; protein product: MKKKITSILIPFIFLGYVMFQGGCVKENFDTIPSLKDTSSLITTASISEIKALLTNTAIVSKVKDLATPTFWQTVKSRNISKNVTDIASIVIEGYVTSSDSTGNFYEVFTIQDSIDGRNATGGIDIKVNTSDLYTIYRLKPGQKVLVKLNDLYLGYYRGVYQLGAAIVELGALKLVGIPPAQVPNFIERSGVRKKLEPIDLNIDQVNVSHVQKLIRINNVQFKDPFNAFSIPGVNTNRTLIDCAGKTLILRTSGFSTFAAAQVPSGNGSITGVLSTYDATLQLYIRDLNDIQFTYPRCGSTAPTPNKTIAELKAMCTSTYLYINTDVVISGIVTGNDESGNLYKLLNIQDETGGITFSINIGGLYPEYPVGTKIVVNCNGLCIGKYGGVVQLGMPPYATYVTRLDQNTFYSKVFTIGTGFTVAPISTTADALNDNMINKLITLKDVQFGDSDLGKSWSEPSATTNRNIESISGNKVIVRTSNFANFALTSLPSGSGNITAILTKYSSDYQLAVRDLTDVRLIKPRFSFVLSQGFSSATVGLPISVDGWKTIATAGTKLWSAKAYSGDTYAEMNPYNSGEASNIAWLVSPQVNLAGITNPTLIFQTEYNYWFSLSTLQAYISTDFDGTNVNGATWTQLTGARIVQQADGTNKWVSSGSIDLSQYTGNIYIGFKYSCSGGTSATAYRVDNVKIFSK